The sequence AAAGAATCCCAGATTTGACTCTGACTACCATACTACTTGTCGTTAATTCCGCATGTACTTTACCACTATGATTAATGCATTCATCAAGACTAAACACGATTGATAGTGCTTAGTCTAAATCATAACTCATAATAAATTCATTTTCCTTGACATTTAGTTGCAACAAACAGAAGAGGATGTCACAGGGTTTGATTTGCCTAGCGTAACAAGATATATGTGGGCTTTGCCATTCTCCTTGATTTTGACATATTATAGGCCTCTTTCTGGTTTTGTGTTCTTAAgataaagattaaaataaatctCAATGCAACTCTGCACTTTAATCTGTATCTTTATTGCTTTATTGAGAACTTCAAATCCAAATAGGAGGCATTAGCAGTTGGCACAGCTTGGTTAGCTCAAACtggagaggggaaaaaaaaaataaaaacttatttttgttatgtacTAGTACTGCAGAGACACACACCTTAACATAAACAGAATTTTTACACCATCTTATGTGAAATAAGATGTTAGTTTTACCTTATTTTATGGCTTTAATATATACTCCTTCACATTTCTAGCTGTccaatataatttaagtttttatataaaCTAGTTCACATAGCACTATTCAATACCATTGGTGTTGCAAATGATGAGTTTGATGCAAGGATCTGCAAAatcaattaagattttattttattttttgtttttgaatttgaaatttgaatttgggttttttttttttggtttcccacAATGTTTCCTCAAAActttcaaccagagactaatcactgttcACGACGAGTGGGCCCATAGGGGGGTAAATTGTTGGCCTAGGGAGTTTTTTCAAAGTGCTGGTGCCCAATCTTGAACTATGGAGCACCCAGTCAAACCCGAGACAACCGCTTTGAGACCAAGTGCTCAACCACACGGCCAACCCCATTGagttaatttgggtttttaatgTTGAGGGTTTCATGGGATTTAATTGAATATTTCCATATAATGTAATCCTTGAAACCCTATTAAACTAAGGCTCAGTAAGCTTGAACGACACtagaatttgaataaaaattttacaagttaACAATGTGTTTCTCCATTGTTTGTTGTTGATGCCTGTTGATGCCAAACACGCTTAGGTGCTGATGCCTAAGTTTCTTTACTTGGTGCTAATTCCAGGCAAGCCCCTAAGTGCTGATTCTTAGGGTTTATCACTTTCCCTGCTGTTCGATTTTCCCCTTTATCCCCAATTTGATATTGTCCGGCATCAAAGTTACAAGTCCAACTACAATTAGAATATGATGCATCCTTTGTATCGATAAGCACAACCAAATATGTAAAGTTTTGATGCCCATGGAAGGTAGAATCTACTAGCAGTATGCCCAGTTGCTttcttgtaacttttttttttttttttttcaattggtaaGTTACACTACAGTTAGTAGGTTTTAAACCTATGACCTCACCCTCTACCGACTCTTGTGGGAAGTGTCACTTGAGCTAGAGCCTATTGGCAACATGCTTAACCTTTATATTCGAAGTAATGTAGGGCTTGCATCACATGAGTATTGTTTCCACAATTTTAATATGAGAATTGAGTTATTTAGTGAACCATGCACCCTGAGGAATTCGGTGtatataaaatatcaaatattgaggaggccatgcagaaggattATATAGAAGAAGAACAACCAAGTTACAGTGTTGATTTTCCTAGGGTTCGTATTTTAGACAATAGAAAGAAGACATCTCAAAATGAATGAAACCAGCATAGCTAGGAAAACAAAagattttatagaaaaaaaatatagagtaCCTCAATTTTCCTCATTTCAGCTTCTGTTTTAGCTTTTTGATGATTCTCCCATGCCTGAATCTTCATCTCTTCACGTTTGAACCTAGGTAATTGAAGTCATGACTTTGCCATGTTAGACCACAAACTGAAAATTGGTAACAAAAACAACTTCAAGCATATGTAATGCATTTATTTTGCCCAAGCATATGGGTTCTCACCCGGGAGCGGGTAAGGTGCTACTATGGTCACACCTAGGTTGGGACGCCACACTAGTCACGCCCctctacccttttttttttaccaaaaaaaaaaaagcatttagtTCTTTATATGGTTGATGCTCTTGTGAACAAGTATGCTGTTCCAACAATCCAGTTGACTAGAGTAAGAAAATTTGAGGAATTTTCTTGTGTCACTCGAAACACATTTAGTATTTCCATAGGTATCTATATCCAAGAGGCATAGCGCTAAGCATAAAGCATAATGCTACTTGGTACAACTCAATAAGCTTCAAAGGTAATTAGATTATACAATGAACCAAAGATTCACTTGTTCCCCTATAACTAATGCTTGATAAAAACTGACaaaggaatgaaaaagaaaCTGAGAGTACAACAAGAGATAAGAGAGCAAAGAAAATCAGAGAAATTTTGTGTATTATTGATCTCAACCAATCTATATAATTGTGCTCTGGGTTTATAATTGACAGAGGCTTAAGGGAGTTTCCTATCAGTTAAAACAGTTTATTGCCATTGGTGAACAGTTATataagaggggggggggggggggggggaactcTTCTAACAGTCTTCAATAAACACGGTGACCCTGTTGAGACACATGTCCCAACCGTAACCGGATCCACTAAACGATTATAAACATCCACTGACTTTTGTTAGACATGCTTTAATAGCTATACACAGAGTCATTTACTACAGCCTGGCTTACATGATCTGTCTTTTGTATTTTCCAATGTGTAGTTTTCTTGAATTTTACATACAGGACCTATCATTTAGGCATCTGTTTGTTTattaacacaatattttttttcaatgttttctgCATTGGTGTTTGCGGCAGCAAAAACTGCAAGTCAACATCTCAAAGCATAAAcgtctctctccctctctctctctctaaaaaataacttttgacCACCTGTTGACCGACCATtgactttaataaaaaaaaataggaaaacaagtccatttttcaacccaaaataaaaaaatttattaagctTGAAAGCAATACAGAAGATACCAAACAGTTTGAGACATATCACCCAGAAAACAATAATATATGGTAGATACCACTCATTCTAAATTCTGGGAACTTGTCAAATTCGATATATGTgaaccttttgttttttgttgacaAGAATCAGACACTTTTAAACCAGTCGCTTGTTAACACTTGAAATATACTGAATAAAGGTGTGAGTGTGAGAACATGTTGTATGAGAACATGAAAACAAACCCTGCCTCACCAGGGGAAAAGCAATCTAAGGGGAAAGAGAGGGATACCTATCCTGTATAGCTCAAAGTCCTAATTGGTCTTTAATGTCagggctgtaaatgaaccaagttgTTCATAAATTACTCGGGCTTGACTCGACAAAAACTcgttcatgtttgtttatttacaaACAAGTTTCACTTGAGCCTTAGATTTAGGCTTGTTTAATGAACAAGCTGTGCCTaagcaaacacacacacacacccaaaaataaaaaaagatcaaGATATGGGCAATTAATTGGGAGTTAGGACCATCCCTCCAAACCAAATGAGCTTGATAATATGCTTAATATGAGCTTGATAATGTATTTTTGTTGGATCTTGAGCTCAAGAGCTTGAGATTGAGCTTAattttgagcttgagctcaGCTTGACTACTGAATCAAGCTAAGCCAAGCCAGGCTCAAGCTTTGGAATTTTTGATGAGCTTAAGTTCAAACATTGGTTATAGGCTTGGTTCAAGCTTGAGCCGAGTTTCAACATTTTACTTTTGTTATCATCTTGAGCTCTAACATGCAATACTTGACAAGCTAGGCTTGTTTACAGCCCTATTTAACCGACCAAAGGAAGGgtcaaaaaaactaaaaaggtgTGAGAATATATATTAGACATCCATGTTGAAATTCCAAGGagacatgaaaaaaaatatatatatatatatatattctatgtACAAAATTACCTGGCCGTATACTTGGCTTTCTCTGCCTCCTCCCAAGCTGTTGCACGTGTCTCAATGACACTTTTAGCTGGTTGTTCTCCagctaatttttttagtgaagtAGACGCATCCTTATCCTCCTCCTCCTTGCTAGCCCAGGCAGCAATGTTCATTTTACCCAGCTGTGTCCCCAGGACCATTATCTCTCTCCTAGTTTTCATTTGTAGCTCCTTTTCGGACAACTCATGCTTGTGAGTATCTGTATGGCCATTTGGTGGATCAGTTGGAGATGAAGCTGGGGCAGCTCTGCCAGGAGTAGATGGTCTAGAAGAAGTTGGGCTGCGCATTGGTGTTGTTGCCCTCACAGGAGTTCCAGTTCTGGAAGGTTCCTGGCTAGCAATAGGAGTCATTTCAGTGCCCATATCTCTCATTGATACAGACCGAGCCGTTGCGGGGGCTGGTAGAAATGTAGTTGCACTTTGGATGGCCACAGATGAATCATGCCGGCTGAGGTTGACTGctaaaagtaaagaaagaaaaaagcatatAAACCAGTAAGTTCCAAGTTATTATATGTAGTGCATTTTCTGCAGTATCTTGCTTGAAAGTAACTTCATATTCAGAGGAACAACACCCACATTGCTTAAAATACGATTTTGCTGTTACAAAATATACTTTTATCTTAAAGGAATTACCAGACATTAGaacaattttaacaattatggACCAACTTTTCCATGTCTCATTAGCTGTTcatcttttattatatttcagtATAAACTGTGTTTTTTATAAAGAGGACTGCATTCCTGTCAGTTTCTACCAAATTTTGTACAAGGTAGGGTTAGACATTTTCATCCCCAGCAACAGTAGCACAGCCACTTTATACAAACATCTACCAAACTTAAATTCAAGAGTGTTACTAAACTTAGTAGATGATTCAGAGAATATTGAAAAGTCTACCACTGTGAAAACTTAACTTTGATCTAAgacaaagaaattttaaaaagcttTACCAAAATGGGGCCCATGCTTGCTGCTCACACAGGTCCGGAGAGCACATTTTTCAGCCAGAACCTTACTCAATTGGCCATAATTTTGGTTACATCAGCTGCTCAATCTAACTAAtgaaccaaaaagaaaattacaaatttggGCGGTTTAATTCGGTAATTCCTAACTTGCCCAAACTAAAAGAGATATGGGAATACCACAGAGCAAATGATAAAGTCATCATTCTTAAAATGCACTCTCCATATTAGACCCTGACAAAGACAAACACAGATGTCTggtcattttcttttaagcaaatACAAGGTAATCACATGACCCACAACATTAGATGACTAATTGTAGAAAACATAGTACAAATTCTTCATGAAAACAGAACAAAGTAAATATTTCCCTTTGGGATTGCATTCTTGGAAGAGTAAATATTTTTCTGCAAAGAATATAAGTATCCAATAGATCACAAATAAAACACAATACTTCGAAAATAAACATAAGACAACTGAGAATATGAATCAAACTTAATATAATATATCCTTACTTGCAGAATCTCCAACAGAGTTCTCAATCATGAGGATGGGTTTGCCATATGAATCTGCACTTGGATATGGGTGGTCAGCCTCCCAACTGACAAACTTATTTCCCCCACACTCCAACTTAGCTTGAGTTGTATCGATCCGCTTTGTATCAGGCTCTTCAAAAGCAACCACTCTTTGATCTGGAACTTCAACAACAACCTTCGTGGACGGCTGCCAGCCCCCGTAACCAACATTACCTCCCTTTCGTGATCCAACATTACCAGCCTTTGGCCGGTTTGAAGTCGGGCTTGCTATCCACTTCTGGGCATCATCCCATTTGGATGGCGCCGGTTTAGAGAATGATCCAAGAGGAACTCTCCGGGCACCTCGTTCAGCCTTCTGAAACTCAAAAACTGACGAGGACACACTCATAACATCATGGCCACTATCATAATCCAAAGAAGAAGGGTCTTCTTGGGTCCTAATCCTCGAATTTACTAATGTATTATCTTTCATTCTACGGTCACTAATCATCTCCAGACCTAATGAATCGGCTGCTGTAGTCGAAGCAGAACATTCAGGAAGAACACTCACAACATCTACATCTTTGCAATTATCAGAACCCATTCCACCACCTGATCAAAGTTTTccataattaattaatgaatttCAGAAACTCACTCTTTACTCTTTTCctttctaataaaataaatgtttccTATTCTTTCTAACCTACCTAGTAAAATAAAGAATCattgaaacactttaaaaaagtgaaaactcAAGACCctttataacaaaatttcaaagttttaaactttaaaaccAAAAGGCACCGCTTGTTtagattgtaaaatattttccagagaaaaaaaattacaaagaaaaaaagagcaaaactcATACAAGTACCTGCATCATGAATCTGAGCTAAGGAATGAGATCTGGAAGTGAAATCAGATTGAAGCTCTTCTCCTTCCTTTCGCTTCCTCTCCACTCCCACTCCCAGAAGCATGGTCCTCAACTTTCCTGGAGATAATCCTCCACCCTATaaaaccattttctttttctcttgtaataaaactaaaaatactcaTACCATAGCAGATCAAATAATTTTGACAATGACAATGCATTGGGAAACGTAAAATCAAGAAAAGCAACACTACagaatattttattgtatacttgtataatttatatactattgcatttatttcacaaaacaaggaaaaaaaaaaaagggacctGAGGTTTTTGGATCCTTTTGTACTCCATGCTTGTGGGTTGTGTGACCTGTTATGTCACAAAGCTAAATTCGGGGAGATTTGTTGGTTGtgtacattttttgttttgttactttttctGGGTTCTCTTCGTTTTCTTCTGTAGTTTAGTTTTAAGCTTGAATGGAGTTTTACACTAGTCTCGTGTACAAACAATGAAGTGAGgaatacagagagagagagagagtttgtagtttgtgtgtgtgtgtgtgtgtgtgtttgtgaaCTGTGAAGTCAAATCGTTCTCTCGCTTTCTTTTACTAAAACAGACACACAGACAGAACTAGGCTTAAGGACATTGCAGTTGTAGCAGCTCAGAGAGTAATAGTACGGCTTCCAGGTTCGGCTCCCTACGGTTCTCTTTGATCCAGTTCTTTTCAACTTTAATTTTACAGTACCGCAAACTTTCGCACAAGTggtcagaaaaaaaaatagtacgtGCGCTAAAGgcattattattagttttagaGTAACGTTAGCTCTACcaacttttttacaataaaaaattcttacaaCTATTGAGGTAAGAGAGTTGAATTACTGgtgaataaaaatataatattagcGGTAGATTTAAATAAATGATTTTGTTAATATGTGTTTTAAGAatacataataattatttatttttgaaaaaaaaaatttcaataattaaaaaaatgttgataatttttttaatttttaaaatttttttaccataaatagataatttaatttgtgtCCTTAAGACACACATTAACCAAacctataaataaaaactaataagaagTTGCTTGTAGTAACAGTTTGTAACTGTACCGTTAcctttaattatatttaactactgcttcaattttcaagtttttgatttttttttttctgtttttagtATTCAATAATTCAAGTTGCTTTCAAATacgtttttcctttttattttattttattgagattGTACTTTATAGAAGTACCATGATAGCCGAAAGCCGCACATCATGCATTTAATTTAACAATTCAAAGCATTGATTGTCCTTCACTTCGCTGTttcacatcaattttttttcagtatcgattttttgggattttaaaTTTGGATATTTACGTGGATTATAGAATCTGATACCCTcctaatatttttacaacaattttgtaaaaaaatattacatgaCAAATTATTATCTGTTTTTTAGGCCAAttataaacataattttttaagataattacACTTTCATCTCTTTGATTTTCGATCGAGAAATGATATTCCACCCCAAacttaaatagaaaaaatatttttctctcttgaggttaaagaaattaacataccccctcccctttttttgtttatattaatatgaatgaaatattttaaatttatatagaaATCTCTTAACAAAAGTTTAATCatggttagtaaaaaaaaattggtaaatttagaatagaaaatgaaaactttATCAAGCATCAAAACacttgcaacaaaaaatttttcCGTAAttagatgaaaaaagaaaaaaaaataataagcaaaattcaaacttaatattttaaaatacactttaattaaaattttaaaataataatttttaattagaaaataagaaactttTCTTGCCCGTAAGCAAATGATGGGTTcatacacaacatttttattattaatttgataaagTTTCGTCAATTGGATGATAATGGGGGaaagtgtctttttttttttttctcttcaagtCTTAGGTGGAGTATCATTTTCCCAAATGGGAGTGTAATTACCATTAACTTTTTAAGCTACCCTTAATAGTTtgccatttaaaatttattgttaaaatatgGTTGTAGTTGTATTTGATATGAATAACTTAATTGTATaccaaaaattttgtaacttaaCCGATATCTTTTGGTACTTTTAACAAAGATATCCAAAGTTAAATCCTCCCACTCAACTATTGATATATTTAaactttacaaatatatataattaattaattaattgtatgtttctttaatttcttgACAATGTCTAAGATTCAACTATTTCTTAGAAGAATCTAAGATTCAACTTGTTATAACTTTTTGACAAGTAATTATgtaatatttcttattttaattttcttctttcattttttttccttgaaacaAAATTTCTTCTCTCTATATATTGCATCttctaactttaatttattaagttagtctatttttattttggttattatatagtttcaattttttttggttcataaCTTGAATCTATTTCTATTGTGATTTAGGATTGTTCAATAGATTTAATACCACCCATAAAGGCATGGTCAGTCTTTAAATGAAACCACATAAAGCACCAACAAAAGCTACCTCCAAATCCTCACAGGCTCACACACCTTAAtacattcaaaatttcaaacgcATTCAAATCCCAATAACATCATCAAACGCCAAACCCAGCATTCAAGCACCTTCAATCAAACCCCAAAAGCCATCAATTTCACCAAACACATTAGAGTTTTAGACCATTAAATTTGAGCCACCTCAGTAGAGTAGTCTAGTCCTCACTAATTGAGCCACCTTAGTACATATTATTGCAGAGTCCCCATTAATTGACCCACCTTGACTCAATAGTcgaaaaattattaagtattctcagagtatcataaatgcgtactctttCTTCTCACATATATAGTAGGTcctactataaatttaattattaaaatttaccaTTCATATAAAAAGAGGAAGTACGCATTCATAATACTCCAAgaatacacaataatttttctcGATAGTTAATACATCAAACCACCTAAGTCCGTGAACCACCCGGTCCAAGACATTATTATGGTtagactcaaaaaaaaaaaatttcattaatataaaaactaatgagttttttttgtaaatatatctttttatgttaatatttttttggagtaCTAAGTATTTTTTAACACGTACCAAGAAGAGAAAACTGAGCCTTAAAGAAACTGCCAATGATACAATTATGCATATCTAAATAGACATTAACTCTTAAATACACAGACTTTTGCCTTGATTTTTGAGTGCGTATAATGACAGTATGACACGCCAAAACAAAGAGATGCTACATGAATCAAAATCACTTCAAGACGGACCCCTCGCTCCACGAGCaacatttttcaagaaaaaataaaaaggagaagGAGAGAGTCGCTTGtccaaaggaagaagaaaagtatGTTTGAAGTGTCCTGTGACTTTGACTGGACCAAATTAAAGTGATCAAAGGACGATACTGTCATGGATACAAAAAAGACAGCCGAATCAACCCATTGAGAATCTTACGAATTGAGAAAGATTTCAAATCCTTTCCTGCTCGTATTGACCAAAAAACATTCTATAAAGGTGAGACAATGCAGTGAATGTACTGTCACCTTAATGGAGCTAGCCGATATCCATGTTCTctgttgtatttttattttttatatatatatttttgccaGTCATGTTCTTTTTGGTAAATAAGCCAATATCCATGTTACCTCCACTGCACTTTTGACCAATCAAATCTTATTCAAACCAGTGAATTTAATGATTAGTTTTCATGattaatactttcttttttttaacaaatttcatGATTATTCTTTACTATTAAGTGTCCAGTTTGATACGATTAATTTTGtaagtttattttactatttaatttatttttgctgtTATTAATAAGTCTCATTACACTTTTAAATACTATTCATAGGCtctattgtactatttcagctaactttcacatttatctatagtatttttaacaaaaaattttcagtttcagcaaaataagcagatttcAAACAGACTCTAAAgctgctaaaaaaaaaaaaaaaaacctatactATTGACtattaataagtattaataacaaaattttatgtttgGGTTTCATCATTTTGCATCTCACACAAATTTTTGAACTCTCTAAAATACTcatatcttttagttaaatatttttaaatttaaaaacacaatctagttaaaagagtaatttactattttttaaaaagttcataAATTTTAGGCTTTCAAACTTTTATTAAGATACTATgtctatctcatttttaaatattatttcactaaattcaaaaaaaaataataataattacgcGCGCAAAGCACGTATGATAAGTCTAGTATACTTAATACTTATATCCTCTTGTTATAAAGGGTTCTAGCCTTCTAGGTTTATGTCCCTATCTCAAGCACAAGTggatattttacaattttattttatttcaacaaaagaaaattatttggaagtaaaaaaaaaaaacactcttatTTATCACAATTTATTTGCCTCTAGCTAAATTTCCATATCTTAAAAAACCCACACACACTcacaaaacactaaaaaatcatcatcaaaattttctttttatctccatgactccaataaaaaaactacaaagaaacttattaattttgaattctaaaacataattaatatataataaaaaacaaataaccttgtcaataataaattataatgtttcTTTTTGTAAGGGCAAGTCTTGGATCCtaggtccaaaaaaaaaacaagactaGGGCCCAtagagcccaacacaatgaatttatagagagtgggcttaTAGGCTGGGTTTCAATGGAATGACCAATGCGGATAGTGGATTAAGGATAGtaggaaagtaaagaaaattaagCTGTATGCGAAGAAAATCACTCCTCGGCAAAGTTCGAGGAGagtagttcttgaatatatttcttcAGACTTAGTTACAATTTCTATTCTAGGTTACTACAGTGTCTTCTTCCACAATTTTTCAGATCCCCCTTACTCGGAGGATCCCTTACATTATATAGTATCTCTCCATTAATCTTGGtcctccatttgttgatcatgcaGGCCACTACTTgaatgcttgtcccatcagacacaTTCCCAGGTCTTCTGTGAGTTACAGCGATCAAGACAACACTGTTCAGGAGTCTTCTTCACATAAATGCGGTCATGGGGTTTGGTGGGATGCaattaatgtggtggtagcttCCATCCCTGCAGACACGACAAGCTTGACTCCCTCCCTAGAGTTCTTCCCTTACAATGTGGCCTCCTCTGATGATGTGTCATTGATGTGGCCAAAGTTTGCCACCCTAGCCTTACTGTACGAGGGGATGGTCTCCTTGGAACTATACCAAACTCTTCAGCCACGGACATGACACGTGGCATTGCTATCTTATTTAATTGTTGTACCccataatagcccctcaaaTCCTCtagttttttcccttttgtctgaggaaaaaaaatggggttttgacCTTGAGTATTGCTTCCACACGCTTCTTTGAATCTCCCATGTGAGAGTGTCACTTCGCATGTCCTGTAACCACTCCTTGTGTTTCGGAGTCTGTAACGTCTCATTTAATACTCCAGGTGGCGCCTTGTCTCCCACGTCTTACGATGAGATGGAGATCCTATGACTAAGATTTCTCCTCAAAATTTGGGGCGGGATAACTCTTGCCCAACTCTGCCTCCTATATAAGGCGCCTGGGGGATTCATTTCTCCCACTTTCCAAATCTTCGAACTTTCAAGACTCTCCAAATCTTCAAACTCTCAAGAACCTCCTAAAGTGTCCCCTGCCTTTATTTTCGTAAGTTCTTTCCTTTTTAGGTTCTTTTCTCCTCAGCCAGTCTCCTAGGCTCTCTATTCTCTATTTCCTTTCCTCACAAAAATTTCTTTCACTTCATCTTAGCTTGCTTAGATAGGCAGGTTTGCTCACCTAGTAGATTCTCCCATTgatatggagggttttagggcctTGTATCACATTCTCCAGGATGTTTCCCTACGATACTACCCTCTGGGGGATGGATTGACCTTAGGAGGGAGGGGGAAGTAGTTATTCCCATGATAGCCTTTATAAAAAGGGGGGATAAGGCTAACTATGGGGAAGGTGACTTGGGACTACTTGCTAGCCCATAGGATCTGCCCTTACCAATTCGCACCCAACCTCTTTAGAGTCTTAGGCAGTGTAGACGTTCTCAACGAGCGAATGGGGCTAGGCCTCACTTGGCATGACGTTGTCTGGATGTACGAGTGTCATCTGCTTGCAAATTTGAGATACTACCTTAAGTCTAGGTCTTCCGTTGTTAGGCTCGTCTTATGTCTCCCCAAATCTAACAAGGGCATGAAAAACGACTTCTCGATTGTCTCGGGTGAATGACATGACGGTCTTCACTGCCCACTCCAAGAGGGATAGCCAGGTGGGGTACCTTAGGTTTAGACCTTTTAACATGGGCACTAGTTCCATAGTTTCGTTGCTTTCTCCTTTCCTTTagtattttgtttctttctgaTGGATGGCTTCATTATTCTGACCGTGGTTTTACTTCTCGGCTGTTTTTGCAGATAAAAGATACGTAGCTCCTAATATCAATCTCGTCAACATTCTCGATCTCAATAGAGTGTTGAGATCTGAGGTATTTTTAAGCGAGGATAGGCAATTGAGAGCCGTCCATCTCATCCCCAGCTTCGAGCACTTGTCCGACAAGTTCTAGGATGTTGGCCACGCGATAAAAGCCGGTGATCCTCGGTTGGCTTGGATAGAGGTCACAGTGCCCGGATTCTTGGCCCGAGAAGATGTTGTGCCAGTTGAGTTGCCCTCCCATCGTTCTTTTTCGTGAAGCAATGGATCCTAGAGAAGAGACAGCTTCCTCGCGCTTGTCACTTGAGActgagatagaccagtttcagctcgaggaAGGGAAAGAGGAGCAGGGAGTGATCCAAGTCTCAGATTCAGAGGATGAGCTTGACAGATCTTCGAGTTTTCGTACCTCCAGGTTTGTAGTTGTGTGCGCAGTTATCAgctcaaaggaagaagaagaagaagaagaag comes from Castanea sativa cultivar Marrone di Chiusa Pesio chromosome 3, ASM4071231v1 and encodes:
- the LOC142626917 gene encoding uncharacterized protein LOC142626917 isoform X4; this encodes MLLGVGVERKRKEGEELQSDFTSRSHSLAQIHDAGGGMGSDNCKDVDVVSVLPECSASTTAADSLGLEMISDRRMKDNTLVNSRIRTQEDPSSLDYDSGHDVMSVSSSVFEFQKAERGARRVPLGSFSKPAPSKWDDAQKWIASPTSNRPKAGNVGSRKGGNVGYGGWQPSTKVVVEVPDQRVVAFEEPDTKRIDTTQAKLECGGNKFVSWEADHPYPSADSYGKPILMIENSVGDSATVNLSRHDSSVAIQSATTFLPAPATARSVSMRDMGTEMTPIASQEPSRTGTPVRATTPMRSPTSSRPSTPGRAAPASSPTDPPNGHTDTHKHELSEKELQMKTRREIMVLGTQLGKMNIAAWASKEEEDKDASTSLKKLAGEQPAKSVIETRATAWEEAEKAKYTARFKREEMKIQAWENHQKAKTEAEMRKIEVEVERMRGQAHDRLMNKLAAARLKAEEKRAVAEAKRNQEAAKTEQQSEYIRKTGRIPSSFTCCGFIPERMASDNFLVQGCRHLKVKGKWDIS
- the LOC142626917 gene encoding uncharacterized protein LOC142626917 isoform X1 translates to MEYKRIQKPQGGGLSPGKLRTMLLGVGVERKRKEGEELQSDFTSRSHSLAQIHDAGGGMGSDNCKDVDVVSVLPECSASTTAADSLGLEMISDRRMKDNTLVNSRIRTQEDPSSLDYDSGHDVMSVSSSVFEFQKAERGARRVPLGSFSKPAPSKWDDAQKWIASPTSNRPKAGNVGSRKGGNVGYGGWQPSTKVVVEVPDQRVVAFEEPDTKRIDTTQAKLECGGNKFVSWEADHPYPSADSYGKPILMIENSVGDSATVNLSRHDSSVAIQSATTFLPAPATARSVSMRDMGTEMTPIASQEPSRTGTPVRATTPMRSPTSSRPSTPGRAAPASSPTDPPNGHTDTHKHELSEKELQMKTRREIMVLGTQLGKMNIAAWASKEEEDKDASTSLKKLAGEQPAKSVIETRATAWEEAEKAKYTARFKREEMKIQAWENHQKAKTEAEMRKIEVEVERMRGQAHDRLMNKLAAARLKAEEKRAVAEAKRNQEAAKTEQQSEYIRKTGRIPSSFTCCGFIPERMASDNFLVQGCRHLKVKGKWDIS
- the LOC142626917 gene encoding uncharacterized protein LOC142626917 isoform X3 translates to MEYKRIQKPQGGGLSPGKLRTMLLGVGVERKRKEGEELQSDFTSRSHSLAQIHDAGGGMGSDNCKDVDVVSVLPECSASTTAADSLGLEMISDRRMKDNTLVNSRIRTQEDPSSLDYDSGHDVMSVSSSVFEFQKAERGARRVPLGSFSKPAPSKWDDAQKWIASPTSNRPKAGNVGSRKGGNVGYGGWQPSTKVVVEVPDQRVVAFEEPDTKRIDTTQAKLECGGNKFVSWEADHPYPSADSYGKPILMIENSVGDSATVNLSRHDSSVAIQSATTFLPAPATARSVSMRDMGTEMTPIASQEPSRTGTPVRATTPMRSPTSSRPSTPGRAAPASSPTDPPNGHTDTHKHELSEKELQMKTRREIMVLGTQLGKMNIAAWASKEEEDKDASTSLKKLAGEQPAKSVIETRATAWEEAEKAKYTARFKREEMKIQAWENHQKAKTEAEMRKIEVEVERMRGQAHDRLMNKLAAARLKAEEKRAVAEAKRNQEAAKTEQQSEYIRKTGRIPSSFTCCAVEDSTTDSKATAHSWCDGHS
- the LOC142626917 gene encoding uncharacterized protein LOC142626917 isoform X2, producing MEYKRIQKPQGGGLSPGKLRTMLLGVGVERKRKEGEELQSDFTSRSHSLAQIHDAGGGMGSDNCKDVDVVSVLPECSASTTAADSLGLEMISDRRMKDNTLVNSRIRTQEDPSSLDYDSGHDVMSVSSSVFEFQKAERGARRVPLGSFSKPAPSKWDDAQKWIASPTSNRPKAGNVGSRKGGNVGYGGWQPSTKVVVEVPDQRVVAFEEPDTKRIDTTQAKLECGGNKFVSWEADHPYPSADSYGKPILMIENSVGDSAINLSRHDSSVAIQSATTFLPAPATARSVSMRDMGTEMTPIASQEPSRTGTPVRATTPMRSPTSSRPSTPGRAAPASSPTDPPNGHTDTHKHELSEKELQMKTRREIMVLGTQLGKMNIAAWASKEEEDKDASTSLKKLAGEQPAKSVIETRATAWEEAEKAKYTARFKREEMKIQAWENHQKAKTEAEMRKIEVEVERMRGQAHDRLMNKLAAARLKAEEKRAVAEAKRNQEAAKTEQQSEYIRKTGRIPSSFTCCGFIPERMASDNFLVQGCRHLKVKGKWDIS